A region of Streptomyces deccanensis DNA encodes the following proteins:
- a CDS encoding TetR/AcrR family transcriptional regulator — protein sequence MPTHQEKEEPEQPQKAERLRDKEQPRRRQARGERRIAQLLDAAAAVFSSTGYTAASTNAIAREAGVSPGTLYQFFPNKEAIAIELGERLMREMQAAYGEALAPVDPATPLEEAVAAAVDRFIDFNCRHPVFFALMHGPDVPGRIAEQHDALHTTLVARVEALLTPLLPDEPAAAVTRVARVCIGVYMAGLELVLAHEGAERDAYVQELKNVVLRYLEPLVGDKLAAGPASGTPAPRALDSYP from the coding sequence GTGCCCACCCACCAGGAGAAGGAAGAGCCCGAACAGCCCCAGAAGGCTGAGCGACTCCGGGACAAGGAGCAGCCGCGCCGCCGCCAGGCCCGCGGCGAACGCCGTATCGCCCAGCTCCTCGACGCCGCGGCCGCCGTGTTCAGCTCGACCGGGTACACCGCCGCCAGCACCAACGCGATCGCCCGCGAGGCGGGGGTCTCACCGGGCACGCTGTACCAGTTCTTCCCGAACAAGGAAGCGATCGCGATCGAGCTGGGCGAGCGGCTCATGCGGGAGATGCAGGCGGCGTACGGCGAGGCGCTCGCCCCGGTCGACCCGGCGACCCCGTTGGAGGAGGCCGTCGCGGCGGCCGTCGACCGTTTCATCGACTTCAACTGCCGGCACCCGGTGTTCTTCGCCCTGATGCACGGTCCGGACGTCCCCGGACGGATCGCCGAGCAGCACGACGCCCTGCACACGACCCTGGTCGCACGCGTCGAGGCCCTGCTCACCCCCCTCCTGCCCGACGAACCGGCCGCCGCCGTCACCCGCGTCGCGCGTGTCTGCATCGGCGTCTACATGGCGGGCCTGGAGCTGGTGCTCGCCCACGAGGGCGCCGAACGCGACGCCTACGTACAGGAACTGAAGAACGTCGTGCTCCGCTACCTGGAGCCACTCGTGGGCGACAAGCTCGCCGCCGGTCCCGCGAGCGGCACTCCCGCCCCACGCGCCTTGGATTCATACCCCTAG
- a CDS encoding ATP-dependent RecD-like DNA helicase, whose translation MAQQAGNPPGERRLAVLEGVLERITYANEDNGYTVARVDTGRGGGDLLTVVGALLGAQVGESLRMEGRWGSHPQYGKQFTVENYTTVLPATVQGIRRYLGSGLVKGIGPIFADRITQHFGLDTLQIIEEEPKRLIEVPGLGPKRTKKIADAWEEQKAIKEVMLFLQTVEVSTSIAVRIYKKYGDASIGVVKNQPYRLAADVWGIGFLTADKIAQSVGIPHDSPERVKAGLQYALSQATDQGNCYLPEERLIADAVKLLQVDTGLVIECLAELALPDEDSGEPGVVREKVPGQDGGDPVTAIYLVPFHRAELSLSAQLLRLLRTDADRMPGFHDVAWDKALTWLKGRTGAELAPEQEAAVRLALTEKVAVLTGGPGCGKSFTVRSIVELARAKKAKVVLAAPTGRAAKRLAELTGAEASTVHRLLELKPGGDAAYDKDRPLDADLVVVDEASMLDLLLANKLVKAVPPGAHLLFVGDVDQLPSVGAGEVLRDLLADGSPVPAVRLTKVFRQAQQSGVVTNAHRINSGQHPVTDGMKDFFLFVEDDTEEAGRLTVDVAARRIPARFGLDPRRDVQVLAPMHRGPAGAGNLNGLLQQAITPARPDLPEKRFGGRVFRVGDKVTQIRNNYEKGENGVFNGTVGVVTALDPVDQRLTVLTDEDEEVGYEFDELDELAHAYAVTIHRSQGSEYPAVVIPVTTGAWMMLQRNLLYTAVTRAKKLVVLVGSRKAIGQAVRTVSAGRRCTALDFRLAPRVL comes from the coding sequence ATGGCTCAACAGGCGGGAAATCCCCCGGGCGAACGACGTCTCGCCGTACTCGAAGGCGTCCTGGAACGCATCACGTACGCCAACGAGGACAACGGCTACACGGTCGCGCGCGTGGACACCGGCCGGGGCGGCGGCGATCTCCTGACCGTCGTCGGCGCGCTGCTCGGCGCACAGGTCGGCGAATCCCTGCGCATGGAGGGCCGTTGGGGCTCCCACCCCCAATACGGCAAACAATTCACCGTCGAGAACTACACGACCGTCCTCCCGGCCACCGTCCAGGGCATCCGCCGCTACCTCGGCTCCGGTCTGGTCAAGGGCATCGGCCCGATCTTCGCCGACCGCATCACCCAGCACTTCGGCCTGGACACCCTGCAGATCATCGAGGAGGAGCCGAAGCGCCTCATCGAGGTCCCCGGTCTCGGCCCCAAGCGCACCAAGAAGATCGCCGACGCCTGGGAGGAACAGAAGGCGATCAAGGAAGTCATGCTCTTCCTCCAGACCGTCGAGGTGTCCACGTCCATCGCGGTCCGTATCTACAAGAAGTACGGCGACGCCTCGATCGGGGTCGTGAAGAACCAGCCGTACCGGCTCGCCGCCGACGTCTGGGGCATCGGCTTCCTCACCGCCGACAAGATCGCCCAGTCCGTCGGCATCCCCCACGACAGCCCGGAGCGCGTCAAGGCGGGCCTGCAGTACGCCCTGTCGCAGGCAACCGACCAGGGCAACTGCTACCTCCCGGAGGAGCGTCTGATCGCCGACGCGGTCAAGCTCCTCCAGGTCGACACGGGCCTGGTCATCGAGTGCCTGGCCGAACTCGCCCTGCCGGACGAGGACTCGGGCGAGCCCGGCGTCGTACGCGAGAAGGTACCCGGGCAGGACGGTGGCGACCCGGTCACCGCCATCTACCTCGTCCCCTTCCACCGCGCCGAACTCTCCCTCTCCGCCCAGCTGTTGCGCCTCCTGCGCACCGACGCCGACCGCATGCCCGGCTTCCACGACGTCGCCTGGGACAAGGCACTGACGTGGCTGAAGGGGCGTACGGGCGCGGAGTTGGCCCCCGAGCAGGAGGCCGCCGTACGCCTCGCGCTGACCGAGAAGGTGGCCGTGCTGACCGGCGGCCCGGGATGCGGCAAGTCCTTCACGGTCCGCTCGATCGTGGAGCTGGCCCGCGCCAAGAAGGCGAAGGTCGTGCTGGCCGCGCCCACCGGCCGGGCCGCCAAGCGCCTCGCCGAGCTGACCGGCGCCGAGGCCTCCACCGTCCACCGCCTGCTGGAGCTGAAGCCCGGCGGCGACGCGGCCTACGACAAGGACCGCCCGCTGGACGCCGACCTGGTGGTCGTCGACGAGGCCTCCATGCTGGACCTCCTCCTCGCCAACAAGCTGGTGAAGGCGGTGCCCCCGGGCGCCCACCTGCTCTTCGTCGGCGACGTCGACCAGCTCCCCAGCGTCGGCGCGGGCGAGGTCCTGCGCGACCTGCTGGCGGACGGCAGCCCCGTCCCCGCCGTCCGCCTCACCAAGGTCTTCCGCCAGGCCCAGCAGTCCGGTGTGGTGACCAACGCGCACCGGATCAACTCCGGGCAGCATCCGGTCACCGACGGCATGAAGGACTTCTTCCTCTTCGTCGAGGACGACACGGAGGAGGCGGGGCGGCTCACCGTGGACGTCGCGGCCCGTCGCATTCCCGCCAGGTTCGGGCTCGACCCGCGCCGGGACGTCCAGGTGCTGGCGCCGATGCACCGGGGCCCGGCGGGCGCGGGCAACCTCAACGGACTGCTCCAGCAGGCCATCACCCCCGCCCGCCCCGACCTGCCCGAGAAGCGGTTCGGCGGCCGGGTCTTCCGCGTCGGCGACAAGGTCACCCAGATTCGCAACAATTACGAGAAGGGCGAGAACGGAGTCTTCAACGGCACCGTCGGCGTGGTCACCGCGCTCGACCCGGTCGACCAGCGGCTGACGGTCCTCACCGACGAGGACGAGGAGGTGGGCTACGAGTTCGACGAACTGGACGAGCTGGCGCACGCCTACGCGGTGACGATCCACCGGTCCCAGGGCAGCGAGTACCCGGCCGTGGTGATCCCGGTCACCACCGGAGCGTGGATGATGCTCCAGCGCAACCTCCTCTACACGGCGGTGACCAGGGCGAAGAAGCTGGTCGTCCTCGTCGGCTCCCGCAAGGCGATAGGGCAGGCGGTCCGGACGGTCTCGGCGGGCCGGCGGTGCACGGCTCTCGACTTCCGCCTCGCACCACGGGTTTTGTAG
- a CDS encoding heavy-metal-associated domain-containing protein translates to MATETDTQGSVTAVYKVSGMSCGHCEGAVSGEITQLDGVSSVKAVASTGEVTVVSAAPLDEEAVRAAVDEAGFELVGKA, encoded by the coding sequence ATGGCCACCGAAACCGACACCCAGGGCTCCGTCACCGCTGTCTACAAGGTGAGCGGCATGAGCTGCGGGCACTGCGAGGGCGCCGTTTCGGGCGAGATCACCCAGCTCGACGGCGTGTCCTCCGTGAAGGCCGTCGCCTCCACCGGCGAGGTCACCGTGGTCTCGGCCGCCCCGCTCGACGAGGAGGCCGTGCGCGCCGCCGTCGACGAGGCCGGCTTCGAACTGGTCGGCAAGGCCTGA
- a CDS encoding heavy metal translocating P-type ATPase — protein sequence MTSTTATAAIGDPVHEVELTIGGMTCASCAARVEKKLNRLDGVTASVNYATEKAKVTYPPGLEVADLIATVVKTGYTAEEPPPPAPAPTEHEEALPAEEADPELASLRQRLTVSALLAAPVVLMSMVPALQFDNWQWLSLTLAAPVVVWGGLPFHRAAFTNLRHGAATMDTLVSVGTLAAFGWSLWALFLGHAGMPGMRHGFAFTVSRTAGSSTIYLEVAAGVVAFILLGRYLEARSKRRAGAALKALLRLGAKDVSVLREGREVRIPVGRLAVGDRFVVRPGEKFATDGTVVEGASAVDASMLTGESVPVDVTVGDAVTGATVNAGGRLVVEATRIGADTQLARMARLVEDAQNGKAEVQRLADRISAVFVPVVLLIAVATFGAWLGATGDTTAAFTAAVAVLIIACPCALGLATPTALLVGTGRGAQLGILIKGPEVLESTRRVDTVVLDKTGTVTTGRMTLQGVYVAGDAHAGIGELGETDVLRLAGAVEHASEHPVGRAIAAGAEERVGTLPPVERFENLPGRGVRGLVAGHDVRVGRFLDEPLPEALKGAKEAAENEGHTAVVVLRDGVALGVVTVADAIKETSAEAVRRLRALGLTPMLLTGDNERVARTVAAAVGVSPEHVIAEVLPEDKVDVVLKLQREGRTVAMVGDGVNDAAALAVADLGLALGTGTDAAIEAGDLTLVRGDLRVAADAIRLSRRTLSTIKGNLAWAFGYNVAALPLAAAGLLNPMIAGAAMAFSSVFVVTNSLRLRTFS from the coding sequence ATGACGAGCACCACCGCGACAGCCGCCATAGGAGACCCCGTCCACGAGGTCGAGCTGACCATCGGCGGCATGACCTGCGCCTCCTGCGCGGCCCGCGTCGAGAAGAAGCTCAACCGCCTGGACGGGGTCACCGCCTCCGTCAACTACGCGACGGAGAAGGCGAAGGTCACCTACCCCCCGGGGCTGGAGGTCGCCGACCTCATCGCCACCGTGGTGAAGACGGGGTACACGGCCGAGGAGCCACCGCCCCCGGCCCCCGCACCGACCGAGCACGAAGAGGCCCTCCCCGCGGAGGAGGCGGACCCCGAACTCGCCTCGCTGCGGCAGCGGCTCACCGTCTCGGCCCTGCTCGCGGCGCCCGTCGTCCTCATGTCCATGGTCCCCGCCCTCCAGTTCGACAACTGGCAGTGGCTCTCGCTGACGCTGGCCGCGCCCGTCGTCGTCTGGGGCGGGCTGCCCTTCCACCGGGCCGCGTTCACCAACCTCCGGCACGGCGCGGCCACGATGGACACGCTCGTCTCCGTCGGCACGCTGGCCGCCTTCGGCTGGTCCCTGTGGGCCCTCTTCCTCGGGCACGCCGGCATGCCGGGCATGCGGCACGGCTTCGCGTTCACCGTCTCCCGTACGGCGGGCTCGTCGACGATCTATCTCGAAGTGGCCGCCGGGGTGGTCGCGTTCATCCTGCTCGGCCGCTATCTGGAGGCCCGCTCCAAGCGCCGCGCCGGTGCCGCGCTCAAGGCGCTGCTGAGGCTGGGCGCCAAGGACGTCTCGGTGCTGCGGGAGGGGCGGGAGGTACGGATCCCGGTCGGGCGGCTGGCGGTGGGCGACCGTTTCGTCGTACGCCCCGGGGAGAAGTTCGCCACCGACGGCACCGTCGTGGAGGGCGCCTCCGCCGTCGACGCGTCGATGCTGACCGGTGAGTCGGTGCCGGTGGACGTGACCGTCGGGGACGCCGTCACCGGCGCGACCGTGAACGCCGGCGGCCGGCTGGTCGTCGAGGCGACCCGGATCGGCGCGGACACCCAGCTGGCGCGGATGGCGCGGCTGGTGGAGGACGCGCAGAACGGCAAGGCGGAGGTGCAGCGGCTCGCCGACCGGATCTCAGCCGTGTTCGTCCCGGTCGTCCTCCTGATCGCGGTCGCCACCTTCGGCGCCTGGCTCGGTGCCACGGGCGACACCACCGCCGCGTTCACGGCTGCCGTGGCGGTGCTGATCATCGCCTGCCCGTGCGCGCTCGGCCTCGCCACGCCGACCGCCCTGCTGGTCGGCACCGGGCGCGGCGCCCAGCTCGGCATCCTCATCAAGGGCCCCGAGGTCCTGGAGTCCACCCGCCGCGTCGACACCGTCGTCCTGGACAAGACGGGCACCGTCACCACCGGCCGGATGACGCTGCAGGGGGTGTACGTCGCCGGGGACGCCCACGCGGGCATCGGTGAGCTCGGCGAGACGGACGTCCTGCGTCTCGCCGGCGCCGTCGAACACGCCTCCGAGCATCCGGTGGGCCGGGCGATCGCCGCGGGCGCCGAGGAGCGGGTGGGCACACTGCCGCCCGTCGAGCGCTTCGAGAACCTGCCCGGAAGGGGCGTACGCGGCCTCGTGGCGGGCCACGACGTCCGGGTGGGCCGGTTCCTCGACGAGCCGCTCCCCGAGGCCCTGAAGGGCGCGAAGGAGGCCGCCGAGAACGAGGGGCACACGGCGGTCGTCGTCCTCCGCGACGGCGTGGCACTCGGTGTCGTCACCGTCGCCGACGCGATCAAGGAGACCAGCGCCGAGGCGGTACGGCGGCTGCGGGCGCTCGGGCTCACCCCGATGCTGCTGACCGGGGACAACGAGCGGGTGGCCCGGACCGTGGCCGCGGCGGTCGGCGTCTCCCCCGAGCACGTGATCGCCGAGGTGCTGCCCGAGGACAAGGTCGACGTGGTCCTAAAGCTCCAGCGCGAGGGCCGTACGGTCGCGATGGTCGGCGACGGGGTCAACGACGCCGCCGCGCTGGCCGTGGCCGATCTGGGGCTGGCCCTGGGCACGGGGACGGACGCGGCGATCGAGGCGGGCGATCTGACGCTGGTGCGCGGGGACCTGCGGGTGGCCGCCGACGCCATCCGGCTGTCGCGGCGGACCCTGTCCACGATCAAGGGCAATCTGGCCTGGGCCTTCGGATACAACGTGGCCGCGTTGCCGCTGGCCGCCGCCGGATTGCTCAACCCGATGATCGCGGGGGCGGCTATGGCCTTTTCGTCCGTTTTCGTGGTAACGAACAGCTTGCGACTCAGGACATTTTCGTGA
- a CDS encoding citrate synthase codes for MSDNSVVLRYGDGEYTYPVIDSTVGDKGFDIGKLRAQTGLVTLDSGYGNTAAYKSAITYLDGEQGILRYRGYPIEQLAERSTFLEVAYLLINGELPTVDELSTFQNEITQHTLLHEDVKNFYRGFPRDAHPMAMLSSVVSALSTFYQDSHNPFDERQRNLSTIRLLAKLPTIAAYAYKKSIGHPFVYPRNDLGYVENFLRMTFSVPAQEYDLDPVVVSALDKLLILHADHEQNCSTSTVRLVGSSQANMFASISAGISALWGPLHGGANQSVLEMLEGIQANGGDVDSFIRKVKNKEDGVRLMGFGHRVYKSFDPRAKIIKAAAHDVLSALGKSDELLDIALKLEEHALSDDYFVSRNLYPNVDFYTGLIYRAMGFPTEMFTVLFALGRLPGWIAQWHEMIKEPGSRIGRPRQIYTGVVERDFVPVEAR; via the coding sequence GTGAGCGACAACTCTGTAGTACTGCGGTACGGCGACGGCGAGTACACCTACCCGGTGATCGACAGCACCGTCGGCGACAAGGGCTTCGACATCGGGAAGCTCCGGGCCCAGACCGGTCTGGTCACCCTGGACAGCGGCTACGGCAACACCGCCGCCTATAAATCCGCCATCACCTATCTCGACGGTGAGCAGGGCATCCTTCGGTACCGCGGCTACCCGATCGAGCAGCTGGCCGAGCGCTCCACCTTCCTGGAGGTGGCGTACCTGCTGATCAACGGCGAGCTCCCGACCGTCGACGAGCTCTCCACCTTCCAGAACGAGATCACGCAGCACACCCTGCTGCACGAGGACGTCAAGAACTTCTACCGGGGCTTCCCCCGGGACGCCCACCCGATGGCGATGCTCTCCTCCGTGGTCAGCGCCCTGTCGACGTTCTACCAGGACAGCCACAACCCGTTCGACGAGCGGCAGCGCAACCTCTCCACGATCCGCCTGCTCGCCAAGCTGCCGACCATCGCGGCGTACGCGTACAAGAAGTCGATCGGTCACCCGTTCGTCTACCCGCGCAACGACCTCGGTTACGTCGAGAACTTCCTGCGCATGACCTTCTCGGTCCCGGCCCAGGAGTACGACCTCGACCCGGTCGTCGTCTCGGCGCTCGACAAGCTCCTCATCCTGCACGCCGACCACGAGCAGAACTGTTCGACCTCCACGGTCCGCCTCGTCGGCTCGTCCCAGGCGAACATGTTCGCGTCGATCTCGGCCGGTATCTCCGCGCTCTGGGGCCCGCTGCACGGCGGCGCCAACCAGTCCGTCCTTGAGATGCTGGAGGGCATCCAGGCGAACGGCGGTGATGTCGACTCCTTCATCCGCAAGGTGAAGAACAAGGAGGACGGCGTCCGCCTGATGGGCTTCGGCCACCGGGTCTACAAGTCCTTCGACCCCCGCGCCAAGATCATCAAGGCCGCCGCGCACGACGTCCTCTCGGCCCTCGGCAAGTCCGACGAGCTGCTGGACATCGCGCTGAAGCTGGAGGAGCACGCGCTCTCCGACGACTACTTCGTCTCGCGCAACCTCTACCCGAACGTGGACTTCTACACGGGCCTGATCTACCGCGCCATGGGCTTCCCGACCGAGATGTTCACGGTCCTCTTCGCCCTCGGCCGCCTCCCGGGCTGGATCGCCCAGTGGCACGAGATGATCAAGGAGCCGGGCTCCCGCATCGGCCGCCCCCGCCAGATCTACACGGGCGTCGTCGAGCGCGACTTCGTCCCGGTCGAGGCACGCTGA
- a CDS encoding MMPL family transporter, with translation MTEVNRPPRPGGWTRFVTARPRLSLLVALVLTALAVVAGSDVADRLGSGGWEDPAAQSTYATKALEREFPDSQPNFLLLVDAGEASVDDPAVAAEARKLTDRLAAEKGVTGVGSYWRTGAPTLRSEDGSEALIAARLTGDDTAVNKTLDRIAPELRGTHGPVEVKVGGILAVRHEMQTTIQEDLLRAEMIALPVTLVLLVMVFGSAVAALLPLGVGIVAILGTNAILRGLTEVTDVSVFALNLTTAMGLGLAIDYALFIVRRFREELATGADPLTAVATTLRTAGRTVLFSALTVAVSLAAMMVFPQYFLKSFAYAGIAVVLLAAAAALILLPAALVLLGDRVNALDLRKLFRRRKAKTGSADSPAAEEGAAWGRMAALVMRRAPYFAVATTAGLLLLGLPFLGVKFGTADDRQLPSTAESHIVQQHLREGFPGTPGGGLSVLAEGEATKAEYATYKERLADLPEVLRVEGPLVNGDWAYFTVQPKGEAVDEGAQHLVEEIRATDAPFDTSVTGTAAVLVDTKAAIGDGLPWALAFIAIVTLFLVFLLTGSVLIPLQAVLLNALSLTAMFGALVWVFQDGHLSGLLAFTSPGSIETTLPVLMFCVAFGLSMDYGVFLLSRIKEEHDHTGDHTASVRFGLQRTGGLITAAAVILAVVMIAIGTSRVTNTKMLGLGIALAVLMDAMVIRSLLVPAVMRLTGRATWWAPAPLRRFHERFGLSEGEPPRTQNPTPAPEPEPAHSAP, from the coding sequence ATGACCGAAGTCAACCGGCCACCCCGACCGGGAGGCTGGACCCGGTTCGTGACCGCCCGCCCCCGGCTCTCCCTGCTCGTCGCCCTCGTCCTCACCGCCCTCGCGGTCGTCGCGGGCAGCGATGTCGCCGACCGCCTGGGCAGCGGCGGCTGGGAGGACCCGGCCGCCCAGTCCACCTACGCGACCAAGGCCCTGGAGCGCGAGTTCCCCGACTCCCAGCCGAACTTCCTGCTGCTGGTCGACGCGGGCGAGGCCTCGGTCGACGACCCGGCCGTCGCCGCCGAGGCGAGGAAGCTGACCGACCGGCTGGCCGCCGAGAAGGGCGTCACGGGCGTCGGCTCCTACTGGCGGACGGGCGCCCCGACCCTGCGCTCGGAGGACGGGAGCGAGGCCCTGATAGCGGCCCGCCTCACCGGCGACGACACCGCCGTGAACAAGACCCTGGACCGCATCGCGCCCGAGCTCCGCGGCACGCACGGCCCGGTCGAGGTCAAGGTCGGCGGCATCCTCGCGGTCCGCCACGAGATGCAGACGACCATCCAGGAGGACCTGCTGCGGGCCGAGATGATCGCCCTGCCGGTGACCCTCGTCCTGCTGGTCATGGTCTTCGGCAGCGCGGTCGCCGCCCTGCTGCCGCTCGGCGTCGGCATCGTCGCGATCCTCGGCACCAACGCGATCCTGCGCGGCCTCACCGAGGTCACCGACGTCTCCGTCTTCGCCCTGAACCTCACCACGGCCATGGGCCTGGGCCTCGCGATCGACTACGCCCTGTTCATCGTGCGCCGCTTCCGAGAGGAGCTGGCCACCGGCGCCGACCCCCTGACCGCCGTCGCCACCACCCTGCGCACAGCCGGCCGCACGGTCCTCTTCTCCGCCCTCACCGTCGCCGTCTCCCTGGCCGCGATGATGGTCTTCCCGCAGTACTTCCTGAAGTCCTTCGCCTACGCGGGCATCGCGGTGGTCCTCCTGGCGGCGGCAGCGGCCCTGATCCTCCTCCCGGCCGCACTGGTCCTCCTGGGCGACCGCGTCAACGCCCTGGACCTGCGCAAGCTGTTCAGGCGCCGCAAGGCGAAGACCGGCAGCGCGGACTCCCCGGCCGCGGAGGAGGGCGCGGCCTGGGGCAGGATGGCAGCCCTCGTCATGCGCCGCGCCCCGTACTTCGCCGTCGCCACGACCGCCGGTCTGCTCCTCCTCGGCCTCCCCTTCCTGGGGGTGAAGTTCGGCACGGCCGACGACCGTCAACTCCCCTCCACCGCCGAGTCGCACATCGTGCAACAGCACCTTCGCGAGGGTTTCCCCGGCACTCCCGGAGGCGGCCTGTCCGTGCTCGCGGAGGGCGAGGCGACGAAGGCGGAGTACGCCACCTACAAGGAACGGCTGGCGGACCTGCCCGAGGTGCTCCGGGTGGAGGGGCCCCTGGTCAACGGCGACTGGGCCTACTTCACCGTGCAGCCGAAGGGCGAGGCGGTCGACGAGGGCGCACAACACCTGGTCGAGGAGATCCGCGCGACGGACGCCCCCTTCGACACCTCGGTGACGGGCACGGCGGCGGTCCTGGTCGACACCAAGGCGGCGATAGGGGACGGCCTCCCCTGGGCCCTCGCCTTCATCGCGATCGTCACCCTGTTCCTGGTCTTCCTGCTCACCGGCAGCGTGCTGATCCCCCTCCAGGCGGTCCTTCTCAACGCCCTCAGCCTGACGGCGATGTTCGGCGCCCTGGTGTGGGTCTTCCAGGACGGCCACCTCTCCGGCCTGCTCGCCTTCACCAGCCCCGGCTCCATAGAGACGACCCTGCCGGTGCTGATGTTCTGCGTGGCCTTCGGACTCTCCATGGACTACGGCGTGTTCCTGCTCTCCCGCATCAAGGAGGAGCACGACCACACCGGCGACCACACCGCCTCGGTGCGCTTCGGGCTCCAGCGCACCGGCGGCCTGATCACCGCCGCGGCCGTCATCCTCGCCGTCGTCATGATCGCCATAGGCACCTCCCGGGTCACCAACACGAAGATGCTCGGCCTCGGCATAGCCCTCGCCGTCCTCATGGACGCCATGGTCATCCGCAGCCTCCTGGTCCCCGCCGTCATGCGCCTCACAGGCCGCGCGACATGGTGGGCCCCGGCCCCCCTGAGGCGCTTCCACGAAAGATTCGGCCTGAGCGAGGGAGAGCCACCCCGCACCCAGAACCCCACCCCCGCCCCAGAACCGGAACCGGCCCACTCCGCCCCCTGA